A DNA window from Xanthomonas campestris pv. campestris str. ATCC 33913 contains the following coding sequences:
- a CDS encoding NAD(P)/FAD-dependent oxidoreductase, with protein MRAFAATSSNVLSQTENARCHTNWRTRRALGAVSMSALPIAVLGGSVAGLMTALSIARTGAQVELVERDALTAQRSDPASGNDSVEYWWRKGAPQARHTHALAALGRRTLRERAPDVWQALIDAGAIEMPFGAQLQGAIAVPRCADPELFGLSVRRSLVEDVLRPIVLAERTIRVRDQTSVTGLLMRSADIPVVEGVTTSQGDLRAALTIDALGRGSSFAKWLRAAGVHPPEETVEGCGLVYFTRWYRIVQRPSVRLDAGFSAGGYALSSGCIVCPADNGYASITLMVTHADKALQAFTEPAAFTAAARSHVGIAPWLAPGAMDALSGVLRWPLCENRYRPLLVEGRPRVLGAIAVGDALCITNPTYTRGMSLAMRYAFAIADLLQRDGLDDAHRIAVEADALAQDLVRPWHDDGAAQDRVRTALWAGAPAPPTQADAITLQQIAMASRHDEVVWQALARRSGMLDAPEAIFRQAEVLERVNSILERVQPSPPAAPSRGDLLRVLEQHRSVDFAHPLA; from the coding sequence TTGCGCGCCTTCGCCGCAACGTCCTCAAACGTGCTTAGCCAAACAGAAAACGCAAGGTGCCATACGAATTGGCGCACACGCCGCGCGCTCGGCGCTGTATCCATGAGCGCGCTACCCATCGCGGTACTTGGCGGCAGCGTGGCCGGCCTGATGACGGCGCTCTCGATTGCGCGTACCGGAGCGCAAGTTGAGCTTGTCGAGCGGGATGCGTTGACTGCGCAGCGGTCCGACCCGGCGAGCGGGAACGACAGCGTCGAATATTGGTGGCGAAAGGGAGCGCCGCAGGCGCGGCATACCCACGCACTCGCTGCACTCGGGCGGCGCACGTTACGAGAACGCGCACCAGATGTGTGGCAAGCATTGATCGATGCGGGCGCCATCGAGATGCCTTTCGGAGCACAACTGCAAGGTGCCATTGCGGTGCCACGTTGCGCGGACCCGGAGTTGTTTGGATTGTCGGTGCGGCGTTCGTTGGTGGAGGACGTACTTAGGCCGATCGTGTTGGCCGAGCGCACTATTCGTGTGCGTGACCAGACCAGCGTGACCGGTCTGCTAATGCGTTCTGCCGACATCCCGGTCGTGGAGGGCGTGACCACCTCGCAAGGCGATCTGCGTGCGGCGTTGACCATCGATGCGCTGGGTCGCGGGTCGTCGTTCGCAAAGTGGCTGCGGGCAGCCGGTGTGCATCCACCCGAGGAAACGGTGGAAGGCTGCGGTCTGGTGTATTTCACCCGCTGGTATCGCATTGTGCAGCGGCCGAGCGTGCGGCTCGATGCGGGCTTTTCGGCAGGTGGCTACGCGCTATCGAGTGGTTGCATCGTCTGCCCTGCCGACAACGGCTACGCGTCGATCACCCTGATGGTGACTCACGCGGACAAGGCCTTGCAGGCGTTCACCGAGCCGGCCGCGTTCACCGCGGCGGCGCGGTCGCATGTAGGCATCGCGCCATGGCTTGCGCCCGGCGCCATGGATGCGCTGTCGGGTGTGCTGCGCTGGCCGCTCTGCGAAAACCGCTATCGCCCCCTGCTTGTTGAAGGACGCCCGCGCGTGTTGGGTGCGATTGCGGTCGGCGATGCGCTGTGCATCACCAACCCGACCTATACGCGCGGCATGTCGCTGGCGATGCGGTATGCGTTTGCCATCGCCGATCTGCTGCAGCGCGATGGTCTGGATGATGCGCATCGGATTGCGGTGGAGGCAGACGCCCTGGCGCAGGATCTGGTGCGTCCGTGGCATGACGATGGCGCGGCGCAGGACCGCGTGCGCACAGCGCTCTGGGCGGGCGCGCCGGCTCCACCCACGCAGGCAGATGCGATCACCTTGCAGCAGATCGCGATGGCATCGCGCCACGATGAGGTTGTTTGGCAAGCGCTGGCGCGGCGTTCGGGAATGCTGGATGCGCCTGAGGCCATCTTTCGCCAAGCCGAGGTGTTGGAGCGTGTGAATTCCATCCTTGAGCGTGTGCAGCCGTCGCCACCGGCTGCTCCATCCAGAGGCGATCTTCTGCGTGTTCTCGAACAACACCGCAGCGTTGATTTTGCGCATCCACTTGCGTGA
- a CDS encoding aminotransferase class V-fold PLP-dependent enzyme — protein sequence MWELDVSPTRFKAHFSLDPGVACLNHGMLGACPISVQQRQSTLRAQLERQPAAFVLRALPALLDTARNCLAEVIGADPQDLLLLPNVTTAMSAVLRSRIFAPGDQILTTDHAYLSCRNLLEFIARSTGAEVMVAPVKVPVQHPDAIVDAVLERVTARTRLAVLDHVTSPTAIVFPIARLVERLAALGIDTLVDGAHAPGMLPLDVIAIGAAYYAGDCHKWLCTPRGAGFLHVRRDRQDGLHPPVISRGYGDATPGRPRLHLEFDWLGTADPTALLCIPAAIDFLATLLPGGLPAVFARNHALVTQAAARLAQALPLARLAPDAMVGSMVAFQLPDAASDAPDDAAASLQRWLYDAHRIDVAVTPWPHRTNRTLRISAQVYNAAEDFMQLDAPLAQCLAPDDRQSNNQCRTTEVMR from the coding sequence ATGTGGGAGTTGGATGTCAGTCCGACACGTTTCAAAGCGCATTTTTCGCTCGATCCGGGCGTGGCATGTCTCAACCACGGCATGCTCGGCGCCTGCCCGATTTCAGTGCAGCAGCGGCAGAGTACCTTGCGTGCACAACTGGAGCGGCAACCGGCTGCATTCGTGCTCCGCGCGTTACCCGCTCTGCTCGATACAGCGCGGAATTGCTTGGCCGAGGTGATCGGTGCCGACCCGCAAGATCTGCTGCTGTTGCCCAATGTCACCACCGCCATGAGCGCGGTGCTGCGCTCACGCATATTCGCACCGGGCGACCAGATTCTGACCACCGACCACGCCTATCTTTCCTGCCGCAATTTGCTCGAATTCATTGCGCGCAGCACCGGCGCCGAGGTGATGGTCGCGCCTGTCAAGGTACCGGTGCAACATCCCGATGCGATCGTCGATGCCGTGCTTGAGCGGGTGACAGCGCGCACCCGCCTGGCGGTGCTCGACCATGTCACCAGCCCGACCGCGATCGTGTTCCCGATCGCACGCCTGGTCGAGCGCCTTGCAGCGCTCGGCATCGACACGCTTGTGGATGGCGCGCACGCCCCGGGTATGCTGCCACTCGACGTTATCGCCATCGGTGCGGCGTATTACGCCGGGGATTGCCACAAGTGGCTGTGCACGCCGCGCGGTGCGGGTTTTCTGCATGTGCGCCGCGATCGCCAGGATGGTTTGCATCCGCCGGTGATCAGTCGCGGGTATGGCGATGCAACGCCGGGCCGGCCGCGGTTGCATCTGGAATTCGATTGGCTGGGCACGGCAGACCCGACTGCCTTGCTGTGCATTCCCGCTGCGATTGATTTTCTGGCCACGCTGCTGCCTGGTGGGTTGCCCGCGGTGTTCGCACGCAACCATGCACTGGTGACGCAGGCCGCTGCGCGGTTGGCGCAGGCCTTGCCGCTCGCGCGCCTTGCACCCGATGCGATGGTGGGCAGCATGGTGGCATTCCAGCTGCCGGATGCCGCGAGCGATGCGCCCGACGATGCCGCGGCGTCGTTGCAACGTTGGCTTTACGACGCACATCGCATCGATGTGGCGGTGACGCCCTGGCCGCATCGAACTAACCGCACATTGCGCATTTCGGCGCAGGTGTACAACGCAGCGGAGGATTTCATGCAGCTGGATGCGCCACTTGCGCAGTGCTTGGCGCCTGATGACAGGCAATCGAACAATCAATGCCGCACCACTGAGGTCATGCGATGA
- a CDS encoding SDR family oxidoreductase, producing MLITGGAGGIGIELIRVFANASCRVTFTHRPGEDSRRRALDLVAAFGDDRVHAHALDVGDRRSHAAFMQALTMPVDIVIHNAGVGTKTVERAAATYKEQDEAFFRVNTIGPLWLSEDLIPGMQARGQGKILFMSSVDGGITHFPRFRAADGMSKAAVAFLGRQLAATLACTGIDVFTVCPGATDTPMFQASTLNALSPQQRQELEASLPGGRLIEPREIADLCFYLCRDEARILRGAVIDASLGLGVCPAVMG from the coding sequence GTGTTGATCACCGGCGGCGCCGGTGGCATCGGCATCGAGCTGATACGCGTGTTCGCAAACGCATCCTGCCGGGTGACATTCACTCACCGCCCAGGCGAAGACAGCCGGCGCCGCGCACTCGACCTGGTCGCGGCGTTTGGTGACGATCGTGTCCACGCACATGCATTAGATGTCGGCGATCGGCGGAGCCACGCTGCTTTCATGCAAGCTTTGACGATGCCGGTGGATATCGTGATCCACAACGCCGGCGTGGGCACCAAGACCGTGGAGCGTGCGGCTGCCACGTACAAGGAACAGGACGAGGCGTTTTTTCGCGTCAACACGATCGGGCCGTTGTGGTTGAGCGAAGATCTGATTCCCGGCATGCAAGCGCGCGGGCAGGGCAAGATTCTGTTCATGAGTTCGGTGGATGGTGGCATCACCCACTTTCCGCGCTTCCGTGCGGCCGATGGCATGAGCAAGGCGGCCGTCGCGTTTTTGGGCCGGCAACTTGCTGCAACGCTTGCCTGCACCGGGATCGACGTGTTCACCGTATGTCCGGGTGCCACCGATACGCCGATGTTCCAGGCCAGTACCTTGAATGCGCTGTCGCCGCAGCAGCGACAGGAGCTGGAGGCCTCGCTGCCTGGTGGCCGCCTGATCGAGCCGCGCGAGATCGCCGATCTCTGCTTCTACCTTTGTCGCGATGAAGCGCGCATCTTGCGCGGCGCTGTCATCGACGCCTCGCTTGGCTTGGGCGTCTGCCCAGCCGTCATGGGATAA
- a CDS encoding aminotransferase class I/II-fold pyridoxal phosphate-dependent enzyme translates to MTYSLSPSPPLQQFLSQLDPALSLDWSGEDYQGLPSLRERVLDQYGYRPSCGVDDVLITAGAQEANYLALTQLLSAGDEFVIDAPGWQQPLVLAEQIGAIPRRVARTEASGWALDIAQLESLVTAKTKLIFLCNPNNPTGRVEDTQTLQRIIAAADRVGAYVVSDEVYRGLEWTEQETPRIATLYERGISTGSVSKLLGLQGLRTGWMVTRDSALLNAAMVLRENTSEIMNVLGERVAEVALRPEHFDAAVAHSRTVGRERIALLDRFVAEQPALTWTPPQAGLLGLARLQLSISADDFSKQLLAPPYNTFVMSGGAYACPQHLRLGAGGVSLPELELGLARMAQLLAVVE, encoded by the coding sequence GTGACGTATTCCCTATCGCCTTCACCCCCCTTGCAGCAGTTCCTGTCGCAACTCGATCCTGCACTGTCGCTGGACTGGTCGGGTGAGGATTACCAGGGATTGCCGAGCCTGCGCGAGCGGGTACTGGATCAATATGGCTATCGCCCCAGCTGCGGCGTGGACGATGTGCTGATCACCGCCGGTGCGCAGGAAGCCAATTACCTTGCATTGACGCAGTTGTTGAGTGCTGGCGATGAATTCGTCATCGATGCGCCCGGTTGGCAACAGCCGCTGGTGCTTGCCGAGCAGATCGGCGCGATTCCCAGGCGCGTGGCGCGCACGGAAGCATCCGGATGGGCGTTGGACATCGCGCAGCTCGAATCGCTGGTGACAGCGAAGACCAAGCTCATCTTCCTGTGCAACCCGAACAATCCCACGGGGCGCGTGGAAGATACGCAGACACTGCAACGCATCATTGCCGCAGCAGATCGGGTCGGTGCGTACGTCGTCTCCGATGAGGTGTATCGGGGACTGGAGTGGACCGAGCAGGAGACCCCGCGCATCGCCACGCTCTACGAGCGTGGCATCAGCACCGGTAGCGTGTCCAAGTTGCTGGGTCTGCAGGGTTTGCGCACCGGCTGGATGGTGACGCGCGATAGTGCGCTGTTGAACGCTGCGATGGTACTGCGCGAGAACACCAGCGAGATCATGAACGTGCTGGGCGAGCGGGTGGCCGAGGTCGCGCTACGACCGGAGCACTTCGATGCGGCGGTGGCGCATTCGCGCACGGTCGGGCGCGAACGGATCGCATTGCTGGATCGCTTCGTCGCCGAACAACCCGCACTGACATGGACACCGCCGCAAGCCGGGCTGCTTGGGCTTGCACGACTGCAGTTGTCGATCAGCGCCGATGATTTCAGCAAACAGCTGCTGGCGCCGCCGTACAACACGTTCGTGATGTCGGGTGGTGCGTATGCGTGCCCGCAGCATCTGCGCCTGGGAGCAGGGGGCGTGTCGTTGCCCGAGCTTGAGTTGGGGCTTGCGCGGATGGCGCAGTTGTTGGCCGTCGTTGAGTAA
- a CDS encoding TetR/AcrR family transcriptional regulator, translating to MSPNVQPRPPRADAQRNKTHILEVASDAFAEEGINVSMDSIAKRAGVGPGTLYRHFPSREALLAALLETHHANIEQVRMAITAEEHDPGCALQRWIEALGTWMNAYEGLPEPLRAAWCQPSSVLRPTCQSMVEASSVFLQAAQRSGQARETLTGRDIFLAALAIAWAGAANGGADSGAQPVLQDVLRSGWALST from the coding sequence ATGTCTCCCAACGTTCAGCCACGCCCTCCCCGAGCCGACGCCCAACGTAACAAGACCCACATTCTCGAGGTCGCCAGCGACGCGTTTGCCGAGGAAGGCATCAACGTTTCGATGGACAGCATCGCCAAGCGCGCAGGCGTTGGCCCGGGGACGCTCTATCGCCACTTCCCTAGCCGCGAAGCCCTGCTGGCCGCGCTTCTCGAAACGCATCACGCCAACATCGAGCAAGTGCGCATGGCCATCACTGCAGAAGAGCACGACCCAGGGTGTGCGCTGCAGCGATGGATTGAAGCGCTGGGAACTTGGATGAACGCCTACGAAGGTCTGCCGGAACCGCTACGGGCCGCATGGTGCCAACCGAGCTCGGTGTTGAGGCCGACATGCCAATCCATGGTCGAGGCCTCAAGCGTTTTTCTGCAGGCTGCACAGCGCTCCGGTCAGGCGCGGGAAACGTTGACCGGCCGCGACATCTTTCTGGCCGCGCTCGCGATCGCATGGGCAGGAGCTGCCAACGGCGGCGCGGATAGCGGCGCCCAACCGGTGCTGCAGGACGTCTTGCGCTCAGGCTGGGCGCTTTCGACTTGA
- a CDS encoding NADPH-dependent F420 reductase, translating into MKIGIIGAGNIGGTLARKFVAAGHSVKLAGSKSPDSIRELAENIGAEPVAAVEAVKDVEVIVLSIPFAKIPEVAGLFSTVPAEVVVIDTSNYYPQLGTRIPEVDDGELESVWAREQLGRPIIKAFNAIIAKTLADGGKPAGTDNRIAIPVAGDSLAGKAIAQQLLDDAGFDALDAGTIADSWRQQPGMPAYCTELPLAALHSALNVAVKGDAPHLRDALMAEFFGGDIPPSHETIVARNRAVSA; encoded by the coding sequence ATGAAAATCGGCATCATTGGCGCAGGCAACATCGGTGGCACGTTGGCGCGCAAATTCGTCGCAGCAGGTCACAGCGTCAAGTTGGCTGGATCCAAAAGCCCCGACAGCATTCGCGAACTGGCTGAAAACATCGGCGCCGAGCCTGTTGCGGCTGTAGAGGCGGTCAAGGACGTGGAGGTGATCGTATTGTCGATCCCGTTTGCCAAGATTCCCGAGGTTGCCGGCCTGTTCTCCACCGTGCCTGCGGAGGTGGTGGTGATCGATACTTCGAACTACTACCCGCAGCTTGGCACCCGGATACCGGAAGTCGACGACGGCGAACTGGAGAGTGTCTGGGCGAGGGAGCAACTCGGCCGGCCCATCATCAAAGCGTTCAACGCAATAATCGCTAAGACACTTGCTGACGGTGGCAAGCCCGCAGGTACTGATAACCGGATCGCTATTCCAGTAGCAGGCGACAGCCTGGCCGGCAAAGCGATCGCGCAGCAGCTGCTCGACGATGCCGGGTTCGACGCGCTCGACGCGGGGACGATTGCAGACTCGTGGCGGCAGCAGCCCGGCATGCCTGCGTACTGCACCGAGCTTCCGCTTGCCGCATTGCACTCGGCGCTCAACGTTGCAGTCAAGGGCGACGCACCGCATCTTCGCGACGCGTTGATGGCGGAGTTCTTCGGGGGCGATATACCGCCAAGCCACGAGACGATCGTTGCGCGCAATCGGGCCGTGAGTGCGTAG
- a CDS encoding HrpF/NolX family T3SS translocon protein → MSLNTLSTGSTAGLFLPLTDDASSPGLLGSDSAMNDSDLLLAMDNLFLQQIYRLIAATYGNTSLNGPGSGIPGLDTPSADDLQASQPIEKRTSWPTLSAPFNVKDIKGSRLPPAVDGSSVTWEGGTLTPSELQIVSTLNQHKDKTPLEFAKLDDKINDPSTPPDLKSALQGLQKDPRLFFAIGSQGDGKCGGKIKAGDLWDFADHHQQVTALGGKNAEFNPKNIKGATPPPAAEGSSVTWDGGTLTQSQLEIVSTLNQHRDMMPIEFAKLDEKINDPATPPDLKKALQGLQQDPGLFFAMASQGHGKHHHDDQGKCNGKLIADNLYDFADRHPQVTAQGGKNATYNPEKMKGRDLPPPVDGSSVTWDGGTLTQNELEIVATLNRHKDKCPVKWTDLDAKSKDPAIPPDLQKAFADLQQDPALFHAIGAQGSKGSCDGKFTEKDLTRFSVPEKHAQIAQYAEQQAKGYTQNYVASDSPDKTEPTVMTESDAMRELYRYSDYLPKDLNQDAFKQLVEGDSTTKKSPPQVIAAAQYFREHPDQWKALAGDKESMSTADFLQKSTSEMHLTAPELKTLDTINSHQEAFFGDGKEVTRDKLDTIVKDDKADPAVRDAAKQLLGDPLLFGLLNNAITGYKKPHSFFGGGHVVDSGKISNKDFQQFYEHMTAVNKTLDTPPTHAATSPEQKKAVADMLMGKADQPEIKRKKHDVGTFSKGLHEFLKWDSKILDGISVALSAMNGIPLIGEVADAAALAFESEAQAAQVIDTALQGGNLSLAWKLAGINMAGAVVGAVGGPTARLAAKGAAKGVAEGAAKGATQGTTKGAAKGGGKGVAEREKPLDIAKGYIIGTSINRPTEMLKTPVLAGLHYEEVRLDKEKKKGEIRKNLEAAGGVPLGKQFIPKAIADNFEADTKENLRHVRGRRK, encoded by the coding sequence ATGTCGCTCAACACGCTTTCGACCGGGAGTACCGCCGGTCTGTTTCTACCTCTGACGGATGACGCGTCGTCCCCGGGGCTGCTCGGATCCGATTCGGCCATGAATGACTCCGATCTGTTGCTGGCGATGGACAACCTGTTTCTGCAGCAGATTTACCGTTTGATTGCCGCCACCTACGGCAATACGTCGCTCAATGGGCCAGGCAGTGGTATTCCGGGGCTTGACACGCCTTCAGCAGACGACCTTCAAGCCAGCCAGCCGATTGAGAAACGGACCTCCTGGCCGACGCTATCGGCTCCGTTCAATGTCAAGGACATCAAGGGATCCAGGTTGCCGCCTGCGGTGGATGGGTCATCGGTGACCTGGGAGGGCGGCACGCTCACCCCATCGGAGCTTCAGATTGTTTCGACACTCAATCAGCACAAAGACAAGACGCCGCTGGAGTTCGCAAAACTCGACGACAAGATCAATGATCCATCTACACCTCCGGATCTGAAGAGTGCGCTGCAAGGCTTGCAGAAAGATCCGCGTCTTTTCTTCGCCATCGGTTCGCAGGGCGACGGCAAATGCGGCGGCAAGATCAAGGCGGGTGATTTGTGGGATTTTGCAGACCACCATCAACAGGTGACCGCTCTGGGCGGGAAGAATGCCGAGTTCAATCCTAAAAACATCAAGGGAGCGACACCGCCTCCTGCCGCAGAAGGTTCGTCGGTAACCTGGGACGGCGGCACGCTGACGCAATCCCAGCTTGAGATCGTCTCTACGCTCAATCAGCATCGCGACATGATGCCGATCGAGTTCGCCAAGCTCGATGAAAAGATCAACGACCCAGCCACTCCGCCCGACCTGAAAAAAGCGCTGCAGGGCCTGCAACAGGATCCTGGCCTGTTCTTTGCGATGGCGTCTCAGGGTCACGGCAAGCACCACCACGACGACCAGGGCAAGTGCAATGGCAAGCTCATCGCCGACAATCTTTACGACTTCGCCGACCGCCATCCGCAGGTGACGGCGCAGGGCGGCAAGAACGCGACCTACAATCCCGAAAAAATGAAGGGGCGCGACCTGCCGCCGCCGGTGGACGGCTCTTCGGTCACGTGGGATGGCGGGACGCTCACCCAGAACGAATTGGAGATCGTCGCCACACTTAATCGCCACAAGGACAAGTGCCCAGTCAAGTGGACAGATCTCGATGCAAAGTCGAAGGATCCCGCCATCCCGCCGGATCTGCAAAAAGCGTTTGCAGATCTACAGCAAGATCCAGCTCTTTTTCATGCAATTGGTGCGCAGGGTAGCAAAGGAAGTTGCGATGGAAAATTCACTGAAAAGGATCTCACACGCTTTTCAGTGCCCGAAAAACACGCACAGATCGCTCAATATGCCGAGCAGCAAGCAAAGGGCTACACGCAAAACTATGTGGCGTCTGACAGCCCCGACAAGACCGAGCCGACGGTCATGACCGAGAGTGACGCGATGCGTGAACTCTACCGCTACTCGGACTATCTGCCCAAGGATCTAAACCAGGACGCGTTCAAGCAATTGGTCGAAGGCGATAGCACGACCAAGAAGAGCCCGCCGCAGGTCATTGCCGCCGCACAGTATTTTCGTGAGCATCCCGACCAGTGGAAAGCGCTGGCTGGCGACAAAGAGTCGATGAGCACGGCAGATTTCCTGCAGAAATCTACATCAGAGATGCACCTGACCGCGCCCGAACTGAAAACGCTGGACACCATCAATAGCCACCAGGAAGCGTTCTTCGGCGACGGCAAAGAGGTAACGCGCGACAAGCTCGACACGATTGTCAAGGATGATAAAGCCGACCCCGCAGTGCGCGACGCGGCCAAGCAACTTTTGGGCGACCCGCTACTGTTCGGCTTGTTGAACAACGCGATCACCGGCTACAAGAAGCCCCACAGCTTCTTCGGTGGTGGCCATGTCGTCGACTCGGGAAAGATCAGCAACAAAGATTTTCAGCAGTTCTACGAGCACATGACGGCGGTCAACAAAACCCTGGATACACCGCCCACGCATGCAGCCACATCGCCCGAGCAAAAGAAGGCCGTCGCGGACATGCTGATGGGAAAAGCCGATCAGCCCGAGATCAAGAGGAAAAAACACGATGTCGGTACCTTCAGCAAGGGATTGCATGAGTTTCTCAAGTGGGACAGCAAGATCCTGGATGGGATTTCCGTAGCACTTAGTGCAATGAACGGCATTCCCCTGATCGGCGAGGTTGCCGATGCAGCAGCGCTAGCATTTGAGAGCGAAGCGCAGGCAGCACAGGTAATTGATACCGCACTGCAAGGTGGCAACCTGTCACTCGCGTGGAAACTCGCCGGCATCAATATGGCTGGAGCGGTGGTTGGCGCCGTTGGCGGACCCACGGCCAGACTCGCAGCCAAGGGAGCAGCCAAGGGGGTCGCCGAGGGCGCAGCCAAGGGAGCGACCCAGGGTACAACCAAGGGCGCGGCCAAAGGAGGCGGCAAGGGAGTAGCCGAGCGGGAAAAACCCCTTGATATTGCTAAAGGCTACATAATAGGTACTAGCATCAACAGGCCGACTGAAATGTTGAAAACTCCCGTGTTGGCAGGCTTGCACTATGAAGAAGTGCGGCTGGATAAGGAGAAGAAAAAGGGCGAGATTCGCAAGAATCTGGAAGCGGCGGGCGGGGTGCCATTGGGGAAACAGTTTATTCCAAAAGCAATTGCCGACAACTTCGAGGCAGACACGAAAGAAAACCTCAGGCATGTGAGGGGGCGCCGCAAGTAA
- a CDS encoding pectate lyase, giving the protein MNLAIPSQTNASLPPSSFSLSQQQALTAVIMSMLTYCMQRMLRDMLQPQDQPFSDGQPPTNPNPTPPMPPSRPPCSTNPGGQHGSGTGDGSGGNGGNHNRGNGGTCGTGADHRASPTNPGQAVRPCPDGPQAPLPPGKVVTAPPGLQNKTIVVHKGEVFDGKGQTYIGGPGLGDGSQNEHQQPLFVVEDGGSLCNVNMKGGGDGVHFMGSGKMVNCVNDDVSEDAVTIDGQGNREHDARIAGCRPEVSGRPKVDIINCTFKNAADKVVQDNGAADVVMSGCTVNGAGKVFRTNGGHADIDTHLQVENCDFQQVKEAVFRTDAPGATVKLANLKTDAPDEVIAPSAFQATGATRIGHQPYSG; this is encoded by the coding sequence ATGAATCTTGCGATCCCCTCACAGACCAATGCGAGCTTACCGCCGTCCTCATTCTCCCTTTCGCAGCAGCAAGCCCTGACCGCGGTGATCATGAGCATGCTGACGTACTGCATGCAACGCATGCTCAGGGACATGCTGCAGCCACAGGATCAGCCATTCAGCGACGGTCAGCCACCGACCAACCCGAATCCGACACCACCGATGCCGCCCTCGCGCCCGCCCTGTTCCACCAACCCCGGCGGACAACACGGTAGCGGTACTGGCGATGGCAGCGGCGGCAATGGCGGCAACCACAACAGAGGCAACGGCGGCACCTGCGGAACGGGAGCCGATCACCGCGCATCGCCCACCAACCCGGGTCAGGCGGTGAGGCCCTGCCCCGATGGTCCGCAGGCCCCACTTCCTCCCGGCAAGGTCGTCACCGCGCCACCCGGCCTCCAGAACAAGACCATCGTGGTGCATAAGGGCGAGGTATTCGACGGCAAGGGTCAGACCTACATCGGTGGCCCTGGTCTGGGCGATGGCTCCCAGAACGAACACCAGCAGCCGCTGTTCGTCGTCGAGGACGGCGGTAGCCTGTGCAACGTCAACATGAAGGGCGGCGGCGACGGCGTGCATTTCATGGGCAGCGGCAAGATGGTCAACTGCGTCAACGACGATGTCAGCGAGGATGCGGTCACCATCGATGGCCAGGGCAACCGCGAGCATGATGCGCGCATTGCCGGTTGTCGCCCGGAGGTCAGCGGCCGGCCGAAGGTCGACATCATCAATTGCACGTTCAAGAATGCCGCAGACAAGGTCGTGCAGGACAATGGTGCTGCCGACGTGGTGATGTCGGGTTGCACCGTCAACGGCGCCGGCAAGGTCTTTCGTACCAACGGTGGACACGCTGATATCGACACGCATCTTCAGGTCGAAAATTGCGATTTCCAACAGGTCAAGGAAGCGGTGTTCCGTACCGATGCGCCGGGCGCGACGGTGAAGCTGGCAAACCTGAAGACCGATGCGCCCGACGAGGTGATTGCCCCCAGCGCTTTCCAGGCCACCGGAGCGACCCGAATCGGGCATCAGCCCTACAGCGGCTGA
- a CDS encoding CesT family type III secretion system chaperone encodes MSSTRFEAIVQQMCEALDLPDVQAVLSSRVLWVEGFEVYLHMPAAQTDDEAQQVPEEEALYLRISYGLAPAGRTLTVFRLLLEANLSVYAQDQAQLGLNDAGVIVLVVRVPLDDDVDGAWICDLLAHYAEHGRYWNNNIFIAHDEMFEGIATGNYLWLRA; translated from the coding sequence ATGAGCAGCACCCGATTCGAAGCGATCGTTCAGCAGATGTGCGAAGCATTGGACCTGCCGGATGTGCAGGCGGTGCTCAGCAGTCGTGTGCTCTGGGTGGAAGGGTTTGAAGTCTATCTGCACATGCCTGCAGCCCAGACCGACGATGAAGCACAGCAAGTTCCGGAAGAAGAAGCGCTGTACCTACGCATCTCCTATGGCCTAGCACCTGCAGGACGCACCTTGACGGTCTTCCGGCTGTTGCTGGAAGCGAATTTGTCGGTGTACGCACAGGACCAGGCGCAACTCGGATTGAACGATGCCGGCGTGATCGTGCTGGTCGTACGTGTTCCACTGGACGACGACGTCGACGGCGCATGGATCTGCGATCTGCTCGCCCACTATGCCGAGCATGGCCGTTACTGGAACAACAACATCTTCATTGCACACGACGAAATGTTCGAAGGAATCGCAACCGGAAATTATCTGTGGCTACGCGCGTGA
- the hrpE gene encoding HrpE family protein, with the protein MLNLQSIVPRLGQARDLLGSDLSSRFDNHTATQTSDNQMDSLMGGIGKSAAAQERMNNYLTAKKNELDFNVALNKFIGKAGDNAKQLVGQ; encoded by the coding sequence ATGCTAAATTTACAATCGATAGTGCCGCGATTGGGCCAGGCCAGGGATCTGCTTGGATCTGACCTTTCAAGCAGATTTGACAATCACACTGCCACTCAGACCTCGGACAATCAGATGGATAGTCTGATGGGTGGCATTGGTAAATCAGCCGCAGCACAGGAGCGCATGAACAACTACCTGACCGCGAAGAAGAACGAACTTGACTTCAACGTGGCGCTCAACAAATTCATCGGCAAGGCAGGCGACAACGCGAAGCAGCTGGTTGGCCAGTAA